AAGACAAAATGGAAATCTGGGCAGCTggaatttgccttttttttgtaaagagaACAGAAAGCATAGGTGCataatcagcacctccaaaatACTTAAATGGTctatcttttattttgaaagaggagaCTGGATTCGAAATAAAGGTCTTCATATCATTTGTAAAGAAGAGCAACTTCTGTTGCAATTGCAAATGTGTTTTCAATTAAAATTGTCAGAAGAACAACAAGGTAATAGGAAACATTCTGCATCAAAGCATTTATTTCCTCATCATTTTGATCAACAGCAAAggcaaattaagaaaacaccCCACCATCTTACATTTAAAGTATCCTTCTCGGAGCACAGTGCAGTTGCAGACATTGCAGAGCTTTAGTCATATGCACCATAAAGAACTTAACCTTGATAACAGCTTTAAGTCTCTGCACTTTTAGTGAGTCCTGGCATCGAATTACCCTTAACTGCATGTAACGCTGGTAATTTAAACCCACCAGAATTCATACTATTCACTTGTGCCATTTCTTTCATTGAAAGCAAATACTTATGTGTTAGGTTCAGGCTGGATCTGTGTCTCAGTTTCTGAGACCCGCAGACCTACATCAGAGAGAGAGCTCGACACAAATGTCATGTACGCTGCCACCAGATAGACTCGGGAAACCTGGAACTGCAAATCTGAGCAGATAAGATGGTTATTCATATTCGCAGGAATGGGTGTTTCTAACTGGTATGTTGGAGGGGTTAGGCCTAATTATTATATCTGTTGCCACCACTTTgttcaaaattcaaattttgTTATCAAGATATAAAATTGATGCCAAATTTGCAATCTTTTGGTTGTGCTGAGTTTTAATGTGTATCTGTTTGTATCCTTCTGTCTGTTGATGAATGTTCTGATTCTCTTAGGCTGAGTTTTAGATGGAGGCCTGCAGCAGTGGAAGGGTGAAATCAACATTCTCTGACAGGAAGCAGTGTGGTCACAGCACAACTGACATGCTTGCATGCAGAAGTGAGCATGCCTATGTATTGGTgctctgctttttattttccactGTGGTGATAGTAACAGCTAAATTGGAAGTTTCAATTACAGAATCGATAAGCTCTTTGCATCTTATAACCACAAAAATATATTGTATATTCATTCTTTTAAAGTACTTCATACTCTACACAGTGGCATGTTTCCTACAGCATATGGCGACCGAACCACACAACTCTTAATCAGCACTTTTTAAACTTCATGTAATCCAGCACGTGGGCTGCTTGATAGACTTCTGTGGTACGCTTAATAATGCAAGATTAAATTCTCTTATAAAGCTACAAGAAAGTTAAGTGTTGTGATCATGTTCACTGTATTTAAAATCTCTTAAATGGAGACAAAACTACACCCAGGACACTGAAATCTGAAGGAATCAATATTACATCTTAAgtaatatttatataaaaattcatatTCCTAGTTTGCAGGAAACATGTTTACATAACTCAAAGTGATGTGTCAAAAGAAGGAATGTTCTTGTTGTGGCACTAAAATTTTACATGTCACCTATGTATtaagtcagatttttttttaaaacccattCCTACTTCTTACTGCAATTAGTTCCATGGCCGCTCCTTGTTCATCTGTAACCTGGGATAAAAATGGGAAAACCTAATTTTGCgtagcccagtcaccagaggaaaatgttggcattgtgtgtttctgcaaaccatgaatacatcTGTACGTGTTATGCATATCAGTGGTTCTTAAGTTACATAATGTaggaggaggtgatggtggatggcattACTGCTCGGCAAAATgcctaccaagctgcagaccactgttcaagttCAAAGTTCAACTAGTTGTGATGTAGCATGTCATTGCAGCTCTTTGGgtgcatgaaaagcagttgttttttgactgagctctcactgctcttcctgccaggatagtgcccccaaaactgggtattttcaGCAAAAACGAGTAAATGTTACACatctgtggttttcagaaacatgcgTCAGATTTTTTCCACCTTATTCAGTGTCATCCACTCTGCACATCTGCTAGCCTGCTTAATTAAAGTATTTATGCTGAATTAACATAGCAGGTCTACATGGCCTGTACTTTGTGAATAACTGACAATGACAATGTTTTCACGACAATATTTTGAATCCCAGAATGACTTTTACAATACTGAATACACCACCATCCTGGTTATCTGCACCAGTAATTGGTGCACAAATTCTCGTTTTGGTGATGAATTATTCTTTTAAAGCATTTACAATGCCATTTGGGGAAACAATTACACCTAGTTTTAATGGCATTACATTAGTTAACAGGGACACCATGTTACtgttgtaaatattttattcatgcaGATCAGCTTCCAAAACAGCAATACAATGAGAAGTACTGTAAACTTGTCATGTCCATCAAAACTGCTTGTGTAAAATCAGTTAATATAGCAATTTCATTGTGTCACTTGAGATCATGTTTTACAAGGGTTTAAAATGCTTGTCTGCAAGATCTAGCATAGACTTTACTGATCAATTCAAACTCTTAAGTCTTGCCCAGCTTAACGAAACCTAGGTATCCTGGATGCTTCTCTAAATTTccaatttcaaaaacatttctgtccCAGAAGCCAAACATGGTCTTTAAACAGTGCTGGATTTTAACATCTTAATCTGTATCCAATTTCCCGGATGTGCTTTGCCTATCAACTATACATGTAGCCTATAGTTTTCTCCAGCTAACACTGTCAATAAATTGTAGACTTAGAGCTGATTGGGTAGTTGTGTGTACAGGCAATGAGTGAAAAACACTTTACTAGCAAACAATCTAGGACCtgtaaaatgctaaaaatgtaTTTCCACTGTTACAAACCTCTGTAGTAAACTAGTATTTACCTAGAAAAGTTAAATTTGAGCATGTGCTGTCTGCAGTAGTTTCTACTCCAGGAGTCCTTAAAGCCCTTGACTTACCTTTTGACTCTGAAGGTCTTCAGCAGCCTTTGATGTCATCTCCCCCCAGATTCAAGGTAAACTAGCCTCAGCTATGAAATCTCACCTGGTGGAGAATGGCTGGAGTGTGTTACGCCCTTCTTTACTTGGGCTTTTATATGAACAAGTTTCAATTTTGGAAGTGAAGAAGACAATGTAAAAAGGCACGCTGATCAATGACAAAAGCTTTAGCATTCCAGACAAGAGTGATATTTCTTTAATCAGCGTGACGACTTTAACAAGTTTGCTATGCGTGTGTTCATCATTAATGAACGAATAATCATTAACTAAAGGATTATTTTTTTTCGAAAGATCCTAAAAGAGTAGGCGAATCAATTCAAGCGGTTACACTAATGGTGTTTTAGCGCTGGGCATGATTTGGGGCACATCTGTGAACAACATTAACTGCACAAATCCGTTTATTAAAAACAAGTTCGACAACATACAGGTACATGTGAACGATTTGCGGTAACTGTCCTATTAACAGTTACTTTCTACATTTGTCAAACCTACGTCTTACCAGTTTAAATTTTCACAGCAACGTCACATGGAGGTTTGATTTTCGATGGGAAAGCGTAACATGAAGGAACCAACGTGCAGATTAGATTTAATACCAAACAtaattcagttcagttaaaTCTACAGTCACAAGTTTCGCCTAGAGACTTCAGCTGAAATTATTCAGCTTTctatggtcacacacacaacatcagAACACTAATTTTTCCAAAcgtaaaagtacaaataaaaaaaaaaaaaacgcctaATTCAGACGTCTGGCATAAAAAAATACTACAGCACAATGACAAACTAAAACaatcagggggaaaaaaacgagtaaaaacttttccaaaataataaaaacaaaatcagacgTGGACGTCGGCAATTCAGTTCCTCCTGTGAGCATCGCAGGGGAACGTAACGCGCTcagccacagacaggaagaggatagtGTCACGTGCATCAGGAGGCGGCGAGCGGCGACGCAGTTGGACGACGATCCTGGAAAAAGAGCAAATGACACAAATGAACTGTCTGCAACTGTAGATACAAAGCACGTTGTTCCATCTTATTACATGTGGACCTCTGTAGCTCGAGTCCCGTTCATCAGTCACAGATTCCAGACTGAACAGTCTGCCTTCGTTGGAGTATGCCACACATTTAATACTGATATTAGCTGAAATCCAAGTTAGTGCACAGATGTGCATTACCAACGAGTTTACAACTTGTTGAATAGCATTTCGTACGCATGCTCTTTCAAACTGTTTTCCCCTCAAGATCTGTGGCGTGCAGGACAAGTCATAAGCTGCCTCTCTGCCTTTACAGGGACGAATGGCAATTTTAGAAAAGATATGAACACCAGTCTACCTCAGACCTATTCTCACCTTCACATGTCAGGGCCTCGCTTAATAAGCGTAGCGTGCAGGGGGTGGCGGCGGCAGCCGTTCTGCGTAGGGGTCCCTGGCGCGTGGAACTCCGTATGCAGGTACCCGGGAAACCGGAGAGAGTCGGGAGCGCTCATAGGAGTAGCCATTACTGGCGGGGGGCATTGGCGCGCTTGGCGCTCTCCTGAGAGGACTGCGATCTCGGGCATAGTATGAGGACGGAGGAGGTGGGAGAGGACGACGCTCATACGGGTCAAGAGACGAGGTCATAAGACGGTCTCGGACGACGGCtgaagggggagggggaggaggaggggcacCGGGACGTTGGTCCTCATAGGAGGGGATGCCATACGGACGGGCTCTGTACTTCTCATAGTAATCTACCACACTGTACCTGTCCCTCTCACCCTCATAGGGACGTTCAGGATAAACTGCTCTTCTAGGGGGAGGAGGTGGCAGAGGAGGGGCAGGGTAACCTGGGGGGATATGGCTGAGACGGCCTCTCATATAGCTGGGTGGGGGAGGCTCGTGCCTCTCTCCTGGATAGCGAGGGGGCCAATATCCACCCCTGtctgggggaggaggggggtagTCATCCCGTTCATCGTGTCTAGGCCGACTCTTAGAAATCTGGACATGGATGCGTTTGCCTAAATACAAAGAATACAGAAAAACGAATTAAATTATTAGGAATAAATCAAAACATGACACAACTACACTTTTCACTGTTTCACATTTTAGCCTTTTCTTACCTTGAAATTCAGTATTGTCCAGTCCCTTGATGGCATCCATGGCCTCGTCAGAGTTAGACATATGTACAAACGCAAAATTCTTAACAACAGCACACTCTGTGACTGTACCGTACTCCTCAAAGAGTGCACGGAGCTCATCATCAGCTCCCTTTTCTACATTGGCTACATGCAGTTTGACAGAGCCCTGGTTCTTCCCGTGGCTGGCCTCTACGTTGATTGGTGTGCCGTGAAGCTTGTACAGGTGCAGATTCTTAATGGCTTTAGTGGCAGCCTTGCGGTCATCCATGTGAACAAAGGCATAGTTTTTGATGATAGCACATTCTGTGACTGTGCCGTATTGAGTGAAGAGGGCCTTGATTTCCTCCTGGTCTGCCTCTCGGGGCAGGTTTCCCACAAAGATTTTCACCATTGTTAAAGATCTGATTCAGAGCAATGAGAGAAAAGGGAACAAAGAGGGATGGAAAGAGagaacaaaatatttaatattttttactcATTCGGTGTTTACTAACGTTATTACATGAAGTAACCCTGTGCTTATATCCTTTTCTCTCGCGTGATAGTCGCAGCTTTGAATTAAACGGGGCCGCTCGTTGCAAAATGGCGGACAACAATTTTACGCAATAACGCAACAAGCCTTAAGTTAATAATTTTAACAAACGCTACGCATAACCTTTCAACATTAAAACGTTCCCGATAATTTTATTGCTACAACGATACAGTGTCGATTTCCTAAACGCAATTCCTGGTTTCCGTTTAGCAAATCTGTAagtgctagctgctagctacgGTTAGCTTGCTGATCACGCAACGCTACAAAGCACCGGTCTCCATATTAGTACAAACGGAAAGCGGAAAGCTGGTGAATATTATATTCAGAAGTAAGCTGATAATTCGCCATTTTAAATgcagtgaaatgtaaaatataaagaCACGGATGTGTACATTTTAGGTTACCTTTTTGCCGGCCGGCCTCTACAGAGAATTCACCCCTCTCAGGAGCTTGACTTTGCCGAGTGACTTCCGTCTGCTTTTTGTCTGCCCTTTTCCCCTTCTTCTTCATGTGTCTTTTTCCTGAATCACCACACCGCCACTCACTGTCCAGGAGGGTATAGTATTCGTTTTGGTTTGGGTTTTTATGGTTAATGGCAACAAACGTTTAGCGACCGTATCCACCTTGTTTTTGCCTACATAAATGATTATTCGACACATTTTCTAACCCGTGCTAACTGAATGACTGTGTGTCATATACTTATGTCCAGTTCTGTAGGGTAAAGTTAGGTAAAGTGGGacatcaggtaaaatgggacaaataAGGTTTTACATCTTGGGCTCTTTAAATATCAGTTGCCAATCACCAAACATGCTATTGCATTGTTACAAGTGTCCTTATATGTTACAATCATTTTTGATTGGTCTGAGATTACTAGGATGGGCGTTCTGCccaacaaaaaatgtcaaaaaattacTGGGAGTAGAACATGTAAGAGAAGCCATGTGGCATGTTGATTTCCTCTTTTTGGTAATAAAAGCACTGCAGCTAACACAATGAGGGTATAACAACAAATACGTAGTTGTAGGAAGTtgcatttaaagaaaaaaatgactgataatgaaaatatttttcttaaattGTTGCACCCACTACAGGTCTCTGGCATAAGAAATGACAAGAAATGAAGTAAGGGAGAAACAGTCTTTTTATTACAGAAGCTTGACTTTACGATCTATATTCTCCCACCTTACCCTCCTCAGGGTTTACCCTACCTTACAGGGCAGGGTTTAAGttccactgtcacaccagtgcACACTCAATATGTCTTGCACTTGAAGTGctaacacacacagcacacctTAAGCCTTCCATAACCATCTGACTGGGTTTAAAGTAGGAAGCAGGCAGATAAAGTGAACAAAAACCAacaattaaagaaagaaaactagTCTGCCCCAAGGGCAACACCCCCCATCTTCATGCCCATTACCAGCTCACTTGCCAGGGCAGACTAGACATAGAAAAAAACCAAAGAAAACCAAATAGCATAACGGTCCCATGGCAAGAGCAGCTAATGCACCACTGATGCTCTGGTACATCGATCTACTTTCCTACCGTCTACCAGGCACCTTCAACAAAGCAGGGAAGCAGGCCAGTTTTTCTGCATTTCACTGTCCCAGTCGTCCCAACACACCAGCATGGGATGAGATGTGCACCTGTCTCATCGCACCAGCCTCCCTTACCCCTGCAGGTAACCATATATTAAAGGCATCACTGCCTGGTGCACCTCCATTTTTGTGCCACCTGCCACACAATACACTAATTTATATGGGAAAGGGTTTTGAATGAGTACTAAATGCATTCATGTAAAATGGTACATAAAATTCTGCTAAAATGGGACAATTTTCTACAGTGAAACCAGATGTTTATGGCTACCAGGTGCCATAAAATCATAATTTATACTTTTATGTGCCACCCTTTGATATGACAgacattttaagtatttttgtcatttaaaaactatTAAAGGTGCTGCAGTGAGTTCATGTCAGCCCCgtgcaagcacacacatgcacacatgtattGTCACATATATATACTaccatatattaatatatacttacaacatattgtaccacaatagccataattatcattataatattattactttccttaatgttgttgtaagctactgtcattactgtctgtcctgcatctctctctgtgtttgtctctctttatgtatcattttgtcatacggattactgcaAATTCATTAATATGGtgtgttctgtacgacatctattgcatgtctgtctgtcctgggagagggatccctcctcagttgctcttcctgaggtttctagattttttttctccgttaaagggtttttgggggagagtttttccttatccgctgtgagggtccaaagacagagggatgtcgtatgctgtaaagccctgtgaggcaaattgtgatttgtgatatttggctttataaataaaattgattgattgattgattgatttaattgTAGACGATACTGCACCAAGTAAACaggcagcaaaagaaaaagggaaaggaCGGCAGAAAAGCTGGACAATCTTTTTCTTATTGACTAGTTAGGTAAGTTAATGATTTTATGAATTAATGACTGAACTAACAAATGGACTTGACTGTCCCACTTTACCCAAACATGTCAT
Above is a genomic segment from Epinephelus moara isolate mb unplaced genomic scaffold, YSFRI_EMoa_1.0 scaffold299, whole genome shotgun sequence containing:
- the LOC126387232 gene encoding RNA-binding protein 4B-like, translating into MVKIFVGNLPREADQEEIKALFTQYGTVTECAIIKNYAFVHMDDRKAATKAIKNLHLYKLHGTPINVEASHGKNQGSVKLHVANVEKGADDELRALFEEYGTVTECAVVKNFAFVHMSNSDEAMDAIKGLDNTEFQGKRIHVQISKSRPRHDERDDYPPPPPDRGGYWPPRYPGERHEPPPPSYMRGRLSHIPPGYPAPPLPPPPPRRAVYPERPYEGERDRYSVVDYYEKYRARPYGIPSYEDQRPGAPPPPPPPSAVVRDRLMTSSLDPYERRPLPPPPSSYYARDRSPLRRAPSAPMPPASNGYSYERSRLSPVSRVPAYGVPRARDPYAERLPPPPPARYAY